A portion of the Magnolia sinica isolate HGM2019 chromosome 17, MsV1, whole genome shotgun sequence genome contains these proteins:
- the LOC131230495 gene encoding uncharacterized mitochondrial protein AtMg00860-like — MDKYAADLRTSTVAAEEEAYEDEPHQEAATYFGLNHKCKFWEEEVKFMGHVVKVEGIAVNLAKVEAVSKWDQPTTVTEVRSFLVMARYYRCFIKEFSRIAWPLTQLTKKNNRFTWDENTEAAFQELKMRLIFALVLTLPQEGETFVVYSDASKLGLGCVLT; from the exons ATGGACAAGTATGCAGCGGATCTCAGGACCTCAACCGTCGCAGCGGAGGAAGAGGCGTACGAAGATGAGCCGCACCAGGAAGCAGCTACTTACTTTGGGCTAAATCA CAAGTGCAAGTTCTGGGAAGAGGAAGTGAAGTTCATGGGACACGTAGTGAAAGTAGAAGGAATAGCAGTCAATCTAGCCAAGGTGGAAGCAGTATCTAAGTGGGATCAGCCCACCACAGTCACTGAAGTTCGGAGTTTTCTGGTCATGGCAAGGTACTATAGATGCTTTATCAAGGAGTTCTCCAGGATTGCGTGGCCACTCACCCAATTGACGAAGAAGAACAACCGGTTTACATGGGATGAGAACACGGAAGCGGCCTTCCAAGAGCTAAAGATGAGACTGATTTTTGCTCTAGTACTCACTCTTCCACAAGAAGGAGAGACATTCGTGGTGTATAGCGATGCGTCAAAATTGGGGCTGGGATGTGTACTGACATAA